The sequence below is a genomic window from Polyangiaceae bacterium.
GCTCTCCAAGGTGAACTGGGAACGCATCGGCGTGATCCTGATCCTCGCCGTGTTCGTGATCTTCTTCTGGGCTGCCTTCGAGCAGGCCGGCTCCAGCATGAACCTGTTCGCCAAGGAGAATACCAACCGCTTCGTGGGGAGCTTCGAGTTTCCGGCCACCTGGTACCAGTCCGTGAACCCGATGGTGATCGTGCTGTTCGCGCCGGTGTTCGCCTGGCTGTGGACCTGGCTCGAAGAGCGCGGCATGCACCCCCGCACGCCCACCAAGTTCGGCATCGGGCTCATCCTGCTCGGCATCGGCTACGTGTTCATGGTCATCGCCGGTCTCAAGGTGGCGGACGGCTCCAAGGCGGGGCCGCAGTGGCTGCTCTTGGCCTACACCTTCCACACCTTTGGCGAGCTGTGCCTGTCTCCGGTGGGGCTCAGCATGGTGACCAAGCTCTCTCCGGTGAAGATTCGTTCGCTGATGATGGGCATCTGGTTCACGTCCAACGCCGTGTCCAATCTCATCGCCGGCTTCTTGTTCGCCTACTCGTCCAAGATCGAGAAGGGCGCGTACTTCGTGCTCCTCGGTGGCAAGGCGGACTTCTTCCTGGTGCTGGTCATAGCCCCGGTGTGCGCCGGTCTCATCGTGCTCATGCTGTCACCCAAGTTGAAACGCATGATGCACGGCTTGCACTGAAGCCTCGTTCCCCGGCGCCATCAGTCTTCTATTGTTGGTCCGCCGCGGGAGCTCGCGGCGCGCCGTCAGAGCGAGAGCGCGGGGCGGCAGAAGCAGGGCCCGTCGGGGTTCAACGGGGCGCGCTTGGCGACGTGCAGGTTGATGGCTTCGATCTCGTCTTGCCAGCAGTTGTGGCAGCCGCGGCCCATGACGGCGGCGTCCGCCGGGGGCTCCCAGGGCGCGTTGTCGGCGGGGGCGCCCTGGTAGCTCAGGTGCTCGCCGTCGGCGACGGCTTCCACGTCGCCGATCACGATGCCCAAGGCGTTGGGCTCCGTGATCGGCGCGTCCAGAGCGAAGCTCGGCTCGTCGAAGGGGGCGCACAGCCAGCGGCGCGCGCCGCCTTCGCGGGCGACGTACTCCCACTCGGCCTCGCTCGGGAGCCGCAGACCGAGGGCGCGCGTCGCAGCGATGGCGCCGCTGCCATAGGTGTAGGCCGGTGTGTCCGGCTTGCCGCCCTCGCGGCCCGCGCCTTTGGCGAGCGCGTCGAACTGCGCGACGGTAAGCGGACGGAGACCGAACAAAAAGGGCGCGAGGGTCACGGTCCGCAGCGGGCGCGCGTAGGGATCGAGCACGGAGCGCGCTTCTTCCCCGCGGCCGCCGAAGAGCCGCGCTACCTCTTCGAGCTCCGCGTCCGTGACTCCCATCTGAAAGCGACCGCCGGGGACGACCACGAGGGAAAGGTCTAGATCGTCGTGGCGCACCGCGAGCAGCCCGTGCGCGCCCAGGGGTGTGGTGGTGGCCTTCCACGGCGCTCCGAGCTTGCCGGCCACCGCGTCGAGGGCGCCGCGGCGCGCGTCAGGCTCTGCGGCTTTCCACGCGTCCAGGCTTGCGATCACGTCCGTCATGGGCCAGCAGTGGAACGGCCTGCGCGAGGATGCAAGGCCGTCTGATAAGGTTCACGCCGCCATGAACGCCGCACGCTGGATCTTGCCGCTGCTGCTCTCTACCGCCGTTGCAGAGGGCGCGCCGCGCACCGTGGAGCGCGTGGTCGCCACCGTGGATGGGCAGCCGATCTGGCTCTCGGACATTCGTGGCGCCACCGTCATCCTGCGCAAACAGCTGAAGGACGTTCCGGCGGCCAAGCGGGAGGCGGCGCGTCGCGACATGTTCGAGCAGCTGGTGGATCGCGCGATCGATCGCAAGCTGATCGAGAGAGAAGCGCGAAGCTTGCAGGTGTCCGTGAGCACGGGTGAGGTGGACCGGGCCCTGGCGCTGGTCGCGAAGCAGAACGCACAGAGCGTGGAACAGCTCCTGGTCTTCGTGCAGAAAGAGGGCATGAGCGAGGCGGCGTATCGCCGAGAGCTTCGCTACCAACTGCTGGAGGCGAAGCTCTTGCAGCTGCGCATGATGCGCGCCGCGCCCAGCGAGCGCGGGGGCAGCGTGGAGGCGCGGCTGGAGGCGGAGCGTAGCCGTTGGCTCGGTGAGCTCCGCAAGCGGAGTCACATCGTGCTTCGGGTGCGGCCGTGATGCGCGGCTGGGCAGGGCTGGCGCTCTTGGTGGTGGCCTGCGGCGGCACGCCCGGAAAAGAGCCGCGATCGCCGGCGCGCGTGGATTCCTCGATCCGCGCGCCGGCGAAATCCGAGAAGGCCGTGGCGTGCGACGCGGAACCCGAGGCGCTGGAGCGTGTGGACGCGCCGGACGCGGTGAGCGAAGCGTTCCGAGCCATCGGCGGCGTGGTCGAGAGCGTCCAGGTGGAGGCCGAGGAAGACGTCTTGGCCCGCGCCCGCGGGGCCGTGAGGCTGAAAGCCGGGGACGTCCTCACGGATGCTCTGCTGCGCGCGGACGTGGAGCGACTGTGGGCGTTGGGCGACGTGGAAGACGTGGTGGTCGAGACCGCCGGCGCGCCGCCGGCGGTGACGTTCCGCGTGCTGAGCGCGCCCGTGGTCCGCGCGAGCTTCGGAGAGGGAGACGGG
It includes:
- a CDS encoding SUMF1/EgtB/PvdO family nonheme iron enzyme; translated protein: MTDVIASLDAWKAAEPDARRGALDAVAGKLGAPWKATTTPLGAHGLLAVRHDDLDLSLVVVPGGRFQMGVTDAELEEVARLFGGRGEEARSVLDPYARPLRTVTLAPFLFGLRPLTVAQFDALAKGAGREGGKPDTPAYTYGSGAIAATRALGLRLPSEAEWEYVAREGGARRWLCAPFDEPSFALDAPITEPNALGIVIGDVEAVADGEHLSYQGAPADNAPWEPPADAAVMGRGCHNCWQDEIEAINLHVAKRAPLNPDGPCFCRPALSL
- a CDS encoding SurA N-terminal domain-containing protein, translated to MNAARWILPLLLSTAVAEGAPRTVERVVATVDGQPIWLSDIRGATVILRKQLKDVPAAKREAARRDMFEQLVDRAIDRKLIEREARSLQVSVSTGEVDRALALVAKQNAQSVEQLLVFVQKEGMSEAAYRRELRYQLLEAKLLQLRMMRAAPSERGGSVEARLEAERSRWLGELRKRSHIVLRVRP